One part of the uncultured Bacteroides sp. genome encodes these proteins:
- a CDS encoding HD domain-containing protein, which produces MTNERKIVNDPVFGFINIPGGLLYNIISHPLLYRLTRIKQMGLSSVVYPGAQHTRFQHSLGAFHLMSEAIAQLRNKGNEITQEESDGVLAAILLHDIGHGPFSHVLEDTIVKGISHEEISLLFMEKMNKGMNGQLDLAISIFKDEYHKKFLHQLVSGQLDMDRLDYLRRDSFYTGVIEGNIGSARIIKMLDVKDDHLVVESKGIYSIENFLTARRLMYWQVYLHKTSVAYEQMLINSLLRAKELASKGVELFASPALRFFLYNNIDSKEFYRNSTCLENFGQLDDNDIWTALKVWSNHSDKVLSTLSHGLINRNIFKVEISSDPVSEERMESLVDKISRSVQINKEDAVYLISTSSIEKNMYDPADDSIDIIYKDGTIKNIAEASDMLNISLLSKKVKKYYLCYQRLA; this is translated from the coding sequence ATGACAAACGAACGAAAGATAGTCAACGACCCGGTTTTCGGATTTATCAATATTCCGGGTGGCTTATTATATAATATAATCAGCCATCCATTATTATACCGGTTAACCCGTATAAAACAGATGGGGCTATCTTCGGTTGTTTATCCTGGTGCACAGCACACTCGTTTTCAACATTCCCTGGGAGCTTTTCATCTAATGAGTGAAGCTATCGCTCAACTTCGGAATAAAGGAAATGAAATTACTCAGGAGGAATCTGATGGAGTACTGGCTGCCATTTTACTACACGATATTGGGCACGGTCCGTTTTCTCATGTCTTGGAAGATACAATTGTAAAAGGAATCTCACATGAAGAAATATCTCTTCTTTTTATGGAGAAGATGAATAAAGGGATGAATGGACAACTCGATCTGGCAATCAGCATCTTCAAAGACGAGTATCATAAAAAGTTTCTTCATCAGCTGGTAAGCGGTCAGTTAGACATGGACCGTCTCGACTACTTACGACGAGATAGCTTTTATACCGGAGTTATCGAAGGAAATATTGGTTCTGCACGAATTATAAAAATGCTCGATGTAAAAGATGATCATCTGGTTGTAGAATCAAAAGGCATTTATTCAATCGAAAACTTTCTTACCGCCAGAAGGCTAATGTATTGGCAGGTATACCTGCACAAAACATCTGTGGCGTATGAACAAATGCTAATAAATTCTCTTTTACGTGCAAAAGAGTTAGCAAGTAAAGGAGTAGAATTGTTTGCATCACCTGCCCTTCGCTTTTTTCTTTATAACAACATAGACTCAAAAGAATTTTATAGAAATTCAACTTGCCTGGAAAACTTCGGGCAACTTGATGATAATGATATATGGACTGCACTAAAAGTATGGAGTAATCATTCCGATAAAGTACTTTCTACTTTAAGCCACGGCTTAATTAACCGGAACATCTTTAAAGTTGAGATTTCTTCAGATCCGGTTAGCGAAGAAAGAATGGAAAGTTTAGTCGATAAAATTAGCCGGTCAGTCCAAATTAACAAAGAAGACGCTGTTTATTTAATTTCCACTTCAAGCATAGAAAAAAACATGTACGATCCTGCCGATGATAGTATTGATATTATCTATAAGGACGGTACAATAAAGAATATAGCTGAAGCATCAGATATGCTAAACATTTCGCTGCTTTCAAAGAAAGTAAAGAAATACTACCTTTGTTATCAGCGTTTAGCTTAA
- the lpxD gene encoding UDP-3-O-(3-hydroxymyristoyl)glucosamine N-acyltransferase gives MEFSAKQIAEFIQGEIIGDENASVHTFAKIEEGVPGAISFLSNPKYTHYIYNTQSSIVLVNKDFTAEHEIKTTIIKVENAYESLAKLLNLYEMSKPKKVGIDPLAFISPTAKIGKDVYIAPFACVEDNAEVGDNTILHPHVTIGSDAKVGNNCILYPHATIYHDCRVGNNCILHAGSVIGADGFGFAPTPEGYSKIPQIGIVVLEDDVEIGANTCVDRATMGATIIHKGVKLDNLVQIAHNDKIGSHTVMAAQAGVAGSTQVGEWCMIGGQVGLAGHIKIGDKVGMAAQSGIAGNIPSNTNVMGAPAFDAKKYFKSSVVFKKLPEMYTTLNNLEREFNELKKQLNK, from the coding sequence ATGGAATTTTCGGCTAAGCAAATTGCAGAATTTATTCAGGGAGAAATAATAGGAGATGAGAACGCTAGTGTTCATACCTTTGCTAAAATAGAAGAAGGTGTGCCTGGAGCTATTTCATTCCTTTCCAATCCAAAATATACTCATTACATATATAACACACAATCAAGCATTGTATTAGTTAATAAGGATTTCACTGCCGAGCATGAAATCAAGACTACTATTATAAAAGTAGAGAATGCCTATGAAAGTCTGGCAAAACTGCTTAACTTATATGAAATGAGCAAACCTAAAAAAGTGGGTATTGATCCGCTGGCTTTCATTTCTCCTACCGCCAAAATAGGTAAAGACGTATATATTGCACCGTTTGCATGTGTTGAAGACAATGCCGAAGTAGGTGATAATACAATACTTCATCCTCACGTAACAATTGGAAGCGATGCTAAAGTGGGAAACAACTGTATCTTATATCCACATGCAACTATCTATCATGACTGCCGTGTAGGCAACAATTGCATTTTGCATGCAGGAAGTGTAATTGGAGCTGACGGATTTGGATTCGCTCCTACTCCTGAAGGATATTCCAAAATACCTCAGATAGGTATCGTTGTTCTGGAAGATGATGTAGAAATTGGTGCTAATACTTGTGTAGACAGAGCAACTATGGGAGCTACAATTATACATAAAGGAGTAAAACTGGATAATTTGGTTCAGATTGCTCATAACGACAAAATTGGTTCTCACACAGTAATGGCTGCTCAAGCTGGTGTTGCTGGTTCAACTCAAGTGGGAGAATGGTGTATGATTGGTGGTCAGGTTGGTTTAGCCGGACATATAAAAATTGGAGACAAGGTAGGTATGGCAGCGCAATCTGGAATTGCCGGCAATATTCCATCAAACACAAACGTAATGGGAGCTCCAGCATTTGATGCAAAGAAATATTTCAAATCATCTGTTGTATTCAAAAAATTACCAGAAATGTATACTACTCTCAATAATTTAGAGAGAGAATTTAATGAACTTAAGAAACAATTAAATAAGTAA
- a CDS encoding bifunctional UDP-3-O-[3-hydroxymyristoyl] N-acetylglucosamine deacetylase/3-hydroxyacyl-ACP dehydratase — protein sequence MLKQKTLKDSFSLRGKGLHTGLDLTVTFNPAPDNHGYKIQRIDLEEQPIIDAVADNVIETTRGTVLAKSGVKVSTVEHGMAALYAAGIDNCLIQVNGPEFPILDGSAISYVEEIEKVGIVEQAAVKDFYIIKHKIEFKDEETGSSIMVLPDEDFSVNVLISYDSKIIPNQYATLDSMNDFSKEIAASRTFVFVREIEPLLSAGLIKGGDLDNAIVIYERQVSQEKLDALADVMKVPHKDANQLGYINHKPLVWDNEPARHKLLDIIGDLALIGKPIKGRIIATRPGHTINNKFARQMRKEIRKHEIQAPSYSCNEVPVMDVNRIRELLPHRYPFLLVDKIIEIGPNHIVGVKNVTVNEPFFQGHFPQEPVMPGVLLVEAMAQTGGLLVLNSVDEPERYSTYFMKIDGVKFRQKVVPGDTLIFKLELLAPIRRGISTMKGYVFVGETVACEAEFMAQIVKNK from the coding sequence ATGTTGAAACAAAAGACTCTAAAAGATAGCTTTTCACTAAGAGGAAAAGGTCTTCACACTGGACTAGATCTTACTGTAACTTTCAATCCTGCTCCGGATAATCACGGATACAAGATTCAAAGAATTGATCTGGAAGAACAACCTATTATAGATGCAGTAGCAGATAATGTTATAGAAACGACTCGTGGCACTGTTCTCGCAAAAAGCGGAGTTAAAGTTAGTACGGTAGAACATGGAATGGCTGCTCTTTATGCTGCAGGAATAGACAACTGTTTGATACAGGTTAACGGACCTGAATTCCCAATTCTTGACGGTAGCGCCATATCCTATGTAGAAGAAATTGAGAAAGTTGGTATTGTTGAACAAGCGGCTGTTAAAGATTTCTATATTATCAAGCATAAGATTGAGTTTAAAGACGAAGAAACTGGTTCTTCTATAATGGTACTTCCTGATGAAGATTTCAGCGTAAATGTTCTAATATCATATGATTCTAAGATTATACCTAACCAGTATGCTACATTAGATAGTATGAACGATTTCTCAAAAGAGATTGCTGCAAGCAGAACTTTTGTTTTTGTTCGTGAAATTGAACCTTTACTTTCTGCAGGTCTTATTAAAGGAGGCGATTTAGATAACGCAATTGTAATTTACGAACGTCAGGTTTCGCAGGAAAAGCTTGATGCACTGGCTGATGTTATGAAAGTGCCTCACAAAGATGCAAATCAATTGGGATATATCAATCATAAACCATTGGTATGGGATAATGAACCAGCTCGTCACAAGTTACTCGACATCATTGGCGACTTGGCTTTAATTGGAAAACCAATCAAAGGCCGTATTATTGCTACTCGTCCAGGACATACAATTAATAATAAGTTTGCCCGTCAGATGAGAAAAGAAATCAGAAAGCACGAAATACAAGCTCCTTCTTATAGTTGCAATGAAGTACCTGTTATGGATGTAAACCGTATCCGTGAACTGTTGCCTCACCGTTATCCATTCCTTTTGGTTGATAAGATTATTGAAATAGGTCCAAACCACATTGTAGGAGTAAAGAATGTTACAGTAAACGAACCATTCTTCCAGGGACATTTCCCACAAGAACCGGTTATGCCAGGAGTATTGCTGGTAGAAGCAATGGCACAGACCGGAGGATTACTTGTACTCAACTCTGTTGATGAACCTGAAAGATATTCTACTTACTTTATGAAGATTGATGGAGTTAAATTCCGTCAGAAAGTAGTACCTGGAGATACACTTATCTTCAAACTGGAACTGTTAGCACCAATTCGCCGTGGCATATCAACAATGAAAGGATATGTATTTGTTGGTGAAACAGTGGCTTGTGAAGCAGAATTTATGGCTCAAATAGTTAAGAACAAATAA
- the lpxA gene encoding acyl-ACP--UDP-N-acetylglucosamine O-acyltransferase, whose translation MISPLAYIHPEATIGENVEIAPFVYIDKNVVIGDNNNIMSNVSILYGARIGNGNTIFPGAVIGAVPQDLKYQGEETTAEIGDNNTIRENVTVNRGTAAKGKTVVGSNNLLMEGVHVAHDAIVGSNCIIGNSTKMAGEIIIDDNAIVSAAVLMHQFCRVGSYVMLQGGSRFSKDIPPYIIAGRDPIAYCGINIVGLRRHGFSNELIENIHNAYRIIYQSGLNVSEALEKVKKEIPSSPEIEYIIEFVQNSKRGIIR comes from the coding sequence ATGATTAGTCCATTAGCATATATACATCCCGAAGCAACAATTGGAGAGAATGTAGAAATTGCACCTTTTGTTTATATTGATAAGAATGTTGTTATTGGTGATAATAACAACATTATGTCCAATGTAAGCATATTATACGGAGCACGCATTGGAAACGGAAATACTATTTTCCCTGGAGCAGTAATCGGTGCTGTGCCACAAGATTTAAAATATCAGGGAGAAGAAACTACTGCAGAAATAGGCGATAACAATACTATTCGTGAGAATGTAACTGTTAACCGTGGAACTGCAGCCAAAGGAAAAACTGTTGTTGGAAGCAATAACCTTTTAATGGAAGGAGTACACGTAGCGCATGATGCAATAGTTGGTAGCAATTGTATTATTGGTAATTCCACAAAAATGGCCGGCGAAATTATCATAGACGATAATGCGATAGTCAGTGCCGCAGTATTGATGCATCAATTCTGCCGTGTAGGTAGTTATGTAATGCTTCAAGGTGGTTCACGTTTTAGCAAAGACATACCTCCGTACATTATTGCAGGACGAGATCCTATTGCTTATTGCGGGATTAATATTGTTGGTTTGCGCAGACATGGTTTCTCAAATGAATTGATTGAGAATATTCACAATGCATACCGCATTATCTACCAAAGCGGATTGAATGTTAGTGAAGCTTTGGAGAAAGTAAAAAAAGAAATTCCGTCAAGTCCGGAAATTGAATATATTATTGAGTTTGTTCAAAACTCAAAACGAGGAATAATAAGATAA
- the miaA gene encoding tRNA (adenosine(37)-N6)-dimethylallyltransferase MiaA, which yields MAKTLLVLIGPTGVGKTELSLRLAENFGSPIISSDSRQLYADLKIGTAAPTPEQLNKVPHYFVGTLKLTDYYSAAQYEAEVLKLLENLFQSKDVIVMTGGSMMYIDAVCKGIDDIPTVDKETRELLIHRYESEGLERLCSELKLLDPEYYKMVDLKNPKRVIHALEICYMTGKTYTSFRTRSTRERPFHILKIGLTRDREELYERINRRVDIMMEDGLLEEVKSVYPYKHLNSLNTVGYKELFNYLDGVWDLPFAIEKIKQNSRIYSRKQMTWFKRDNDITWFHPDQEEEIMDYIKKVLNV from the coding sequence ATGGCTAAAACCTTACTAGTTCTCATAGGGCCTACAGGTGTCGGAAAGACGGAGCTGAGTTTACGCTTGGCCGAAAATTTTGGTTCACCAATTATTTCTTCCGATTCCCGACAGCTGTATGCCGATCTTAAAATAGGAACTGCTGCTCCTACTCCCGAACAACTTAATAAAGTTCCACATTACTTCGTAGGCACACTTAAACTCACTGATTACTACAGTGCCGCACAATACGAAGCAGAAGTATTAAAACTTCTGGAGAATCTTTTCCAATCCAAAGATGTTATTGTTATGACCGGCGGATCAATGATGTATATTGATGCTGTTTGTAAGGGCATTGATGATATACCTACTGTAGACAAGGAAACACGCGAACTGTTGATTCACAGATATGAATCAGAAGGATTGGAACGTTTATGCAGTGAATTAAAGCTTCTCGACCCTGAATATTACAAGATGGTTGATCTGAAAAACCCCAAACGGGTTATTCACGCGCTGGAGATTTGCTACATGACAGGAAAGACTTATACTTCTTTCCGCACTCGCTCTACCAGGGAAAGACCATTTCACATCCTTAAAATAGGACTAACCCGAGATCGGGAAGAACTTTACGAACGAATTAACCGTCGTGTAGATATCATGATGGAAGATGGCCTGTTGGAAGAAGTAAAATCCGTTTACCCATATAAGCATCTTAACTCCCTTAATACGGTTGGTTACAAAGAGCTCTTTAACTATCTCGATGGTGTTTGGGATTTACCTTTCGCTATAGAAAAAATCAAGCAAAACTCACGTATCTATTCTCGCAAACAGATGACCTGGTTCAAAAGAGATAATGATATCACCTGGTTCCACCCTGATCAGGAAGAAGAGATAATGGATTATATAAAAAAGGTACTTAATGTTTAA
- a CDS encoding DUF1648 domain-containing protein: protein MIKFFSVRRQKLPEVRVPRAFGDKILEAMAVLLLLGIWVVAFILYNKAPDVIPTHINIYGKADRIGSKDTLLVLAGIATFVMALTGYRSFFPSRMSRFPVQITEENMLIQYALIVRYLRVVNVLVGMLLVNMLFSLSDFFLSIGNGIFEILMVIIVALLLLSAVIYNILARKYR from the coding sequence ATGATTAAATTCTTTTCAGTTAGAAGGCAAAAGTTGCCTGAAGTTCGTGTCCCACGAGCTTTTGGTGATAAGATTCTTGAGGCAATGGCCGTGCTTCTTTTATTGGGAATATGGGTGGTCGCTTTTATTTTATATAATAAGGCCCCCGATGTAATTCCTACTCATATTAATATTTATGGAAAAGCTGACAGAATTGGAAGCAAAGATACGTTGCTTGTTTTGGCTGGAATAGCAACATTTGTTATGGCTTTAACTGGATACAGATCATTCTTCCCTTCAAGAATGTCTCGTTTTCCTGTGCAGATCACTGAGGAAAATATGCTTATTCAGTATGCCTTGATAGTTCGTTACCTTCGGGTAGTGAATGTTTTGGTTGGTATGTTGCTCGTTAATATGTTATTCAGTCTTTCCGATTTCTTTCTCTCAATAGGAAATGGAATATTTGAAATTCTGATGGTAATTATCGTGGCACTACTATTACTTTCTGCAGTTATTTATAATATTCTGGCCAGAAAATATAGATAA
- a CDS encoding SPFH domain-containing protein → METAEFDFKGFKMNGFMMLFLNICLIFVSVAMFIYYDVLGTLGIILGVIGIISCFFILAGFMQLEPNQARAMVFFGKYKGTFKETGFFWVNPFLDKKKLSLRARNLDVKPIKVNDKTGNPIMIGLVLVWKLKDTYKAMFEIDSQTLAEAGATSPNAAVSLGNSVAGRMTAFENFVKIQSDAALRQVAGQYAYDDNEGETSGLTLRSGGEEVNNQLEQKLNERLAMAGIEVVEARLNYLAYAPEIAAVMLRRQQASAIISAREKIVEGAVSMVKMALTKLSDEKIVELNEEKKAAMVSNLLVVLCADEAAQPVVNAGTPNN, encoded by the coding sequence ATGGAAACTGCTGAATTTGATTTCAAAGGATTTAAAATGAATGGATTTATGATGCTATTTCTTAATATCTGTTTGATATTTGTAAGTGTGGCAATGTTTATCTATTATGACGTATTAGGAACTTTAGGAATTATTTTAGGAGTGATAGGAATAATTTCCTGTTTCTTTATTTTGGCAGGTTTCATGCAATTGGAACCAAATCAGGCACGGGCCATGGTTTTTTTTGGAAAATACAAAGGAACGTTCAAAGAAACCGGTTTTTTTTGGGTAAATCCTTTTCTTGATAAGAAGAAACTTTCACTACGTGCCCGGAATCTTGATGTGAAGCCTATTAAAGTAAATGATAAAACCGGTAATCCGATAATGATTGGATTGGTTTTGGTATGGAAGCTTAAGGATACATATAAAGCTATGTTCGAGATTGATTCTCAGACATTGGCAGAGGCTGGGGCAACTTCTCCTAATGCGGCTGTCAGTCTAGGAAATTCTGTAGCCGGACGTATGACTGCATTCGAGAATTTTGTTAAAATACAGAGCGATGCCGCTCTTCGACAGGTGGCCGGACAGTATGCTTATGATGATAATGAAGGAGAAACTAGCGGACTTACTCTTCGCTCGGGTGGGGAAGAGGTTAATAATCAGCTCGAACAGAAATTGAATGAGCGCCTGGCAATGGCCGGAATAGAGGTTGTCGAAGCGAGACTTAATTATCTGGCGTATGCACCTGAGATTGCAGCAGTGATGCTTCGCCGTCAGCAGGCATCTGCTATTATTTCTGCTCGCGAAAAGATTGTAGAAGGTGCCGTATCTATGGTGAAAATGGCTCTGACAAAGCTTTCTGATGAAAAGATTGTAGAATTGAACGAAGAGAAAAAAGCAGCAATGGTGAGCAATCTTCTGGTTGTTCTTTGTGCCGATGAGGCTGCTCAGCCGGTTGTAAATGCCGGAACCCCAAATAACTAA